The Bacteroidota bacterium genome includes a region encoding these proteins:
- a CDS encoding inorganic phosphate transporter has translation MLIPFLIPFLIAIFLAITMGGSGTAPAFSAAYGSNIIKKSLIPALFGIMVFIGAIVGGKQTATTIGKGLLAPEMMTFIIVSIILLSVAIALLIANLFGIPQSTSQATVLSVIAPAVYFHTLNTDKLFLEILPTWFVLPIISFILSFLIGKYIYKPIRKTGITISKKVNDSYLLKGAIILMSLYVAFSIGTNNVANAVGPIAIMAGNELEIADNHFIQVMILATLIVAPSFGIGSSFFGHKIVQKAGKEIVLFGRIEAVIIAFISASLLLTASLIKGIPTSLVQLNVAAILGIGVAKLGFRNIFRKTEVNKFFIMWIVAPLIAFSLSLFFTYLADTLNLLDF, from the coding sequence ATGCTTATACCATTTTTAATACCATTCCTGATTGCCATATTTCTTGCAATAACTATGGGAGGAAGTGGTACAGCTCCGGCTTTTTCTGCCGCCTATGGTTCAAATATTATTAAAAAAAGCTTAATACCTGCATTATTTGGAATTATGGTATTTATTGGAGCAATTGTTGGCGGAAAACAAACAGCAACAACAATAGGTAAAGGATTACTTGCACCCGAAATGATGACTTTTATAATAGTATCAATAATTCTTTTATCTGTTGCAATTGCGTTGTTGATTGCAAATTTGTTTGGCATACCACAATCTACAAGTCAAGCAACAGTATTATCCGTTATAGCACCTGCCGTTTATTTTCATACATTAAATACTGACAAATTATTTCTAGAAATTTTACCTACTTGGTTCGTTTTACCTATAATATCATTTATTCTTAGTTTTTTAATAGGTAAGTACATTTATAAACCTATAAGAAAAACAGGAATTACCATTTCGAAAAAGGTGAATGACAGTTATTTACTAAAAGGAGCAATAATACTAATGTCCTTATATGTTGCCTTTTCTATTGGAACAAATAATGTTGCAAATGCAGTAGGACCAATTGCAATTATGGCAGGTAATGAATTAGAAATTGCTGATAATCATTTTATTCAAGTAATGATTCTTGCAACTTTAATAGTTGCACCGAGTTTTGGTATAGGTAGTTCATTTTTCGGTCATAAAATTGTCCAAAAAGCAGGAAAAGAAATTGTACTATTCGGTAGAATTGAAGCGGTAATTATTGCCTTTATTTCTGCAAGTTTGTTACTTACAGCTTCACTAATAAAAGGAATTCCAACATCACTGGTTCAGTTGAACGTAGCTGCAATATTAGGAATTGGTGTAGCAAAACTTGGTTTTAGAAATATATTCAGAAAAACAGAAGTAAATAAATTTTTTATAATGTGGATTGTTGCACCACTTATTGCATTCTCACTTTCTTTGTTTTTTACATATTTAGCCGATACACTTAATCTTTTAGATTTTTAG
- a CDS encoding type II toxin-antitoxin system VapC family toxin: MKIFFDTSSLFKLYHTEEGTQELIYFFKTNSIDKIFLAEITRIEFCSAVWKKCRKNEIQEETAKT, translated from the coding sequence ATGAAAATATTTTTTGATACATCCTCATTATTCAAGCTCTATCATACTGAGGAAGGCACACAGGAATTAATTTATTTTTTTAAAACTAATTCTATTGACAAAATATTTTTAGCTGAAATTACAAGAATTGAATTTTGTTCAGCTGTTTGGAAAAAGTGTAGAAAGAATGAAATTCAAGAAGAAACTGCAAAAAC